The following are encoded together in the Longimicrobium sp. genome:
- the tsaE gene encoding tRNA (adenosine(37)-N6)-threonylcarbamoyltransferase complex ATPase subunit type 1 TsaE, translating into MEAELTEPELVAWGERIGREARTPLVIALRGDLGAGKSTLARAVAHGAGVRGDIPSPTFNLLFSYDAPRGIRIQHLDLYRLDDPGEVWELGWSELGAPGDLVLIEWPDRAESLLPQPRWEVEIEDFGDPDVRRVAARPVGHPPPLPPLDGGAA; encoded by the coding sequence ATGGAGGCGGAGCTGACGGAGCCGGAGCTGGTGGCCTGGGGCGAGCGCATCGGGCGCGAGGCGCGCACGCCGCTCGTCATCGCGCTGCGCGGCGACCTGGGCGCGGGGAAGAGCACGCTCGCTCGCGCGGTCGCCCACGGCGCGGGGGTGCGCGGCGACATCCCATCGCCCACCTTCAACCTCCTGTTCAGCTACGACGCGCCGCGCGGCATCCGCATCCAGCACCTCGACCTGTACCGCCTCGACGACCCCGGCGAGGTGTGGGAGCTGGGATGGAGCGAGCTGGGCGCGCCCGGCGACCTGGTGCTGATCGAGTGGCCCGACCGCGCCGAGTCGCTCCTCCCCCAGCCGCGCTGGGAGGTGGAGATCGAGGACTTCGGCGACCCCGACGTCCGCCGCGTGGCCGCGCGCCCCGTCGGCCATCCCCCGCCGCTCCCGCCGCTGGACGGAGGCGCGGCGTGA
- the rimI gene encoding ribosomal protein S18-alanine N-acetyltransferase: MARVDVDAPFGLVVEPGFRIRPMVHADLPRVLEIENACFSTPWKDATFRGLMRRTDTDLYVAELEDRIVGYSACWTVIDQSELGNVAVAPASRGHGIGGALVDVVIERVKERGARELFLEVRESNLVAQSIYRERGFTVVGRRRSYYAQPTEDALVMRLRV, encoded by the coding sequence ATGGCGCGCGTGGACGTGGACGCGCCGTTCGGGCTCGTCGTCGAGCCCGGCTTCCGCATCCGCCCGATGGTGCATGCCGACCTCCCGCGCGTGCTGGAGATCGAGAACGCCTGCTTCTCCACCCCGTGGAAGGACGCTACCTTCCGCGGCCTCATGCGCCGCACCGACACCGACCTGTACGTGGCCGAGCTGGAGGACCGCATCGTGGGCTACTCCGCCTGCTGGACCGTGATCGACCAGAGCGAGCTGGGGAACGTGGCCGTGGCCCCCGCGTCGCGCGGCCATGGGATCGGCGGCGCGCTGGTAGACGTGGTGATCGAGCGGGTCAAGGAGCGCGGCGCCCGCGAGCTGTTCCTGGAGGTGCGCGAATCCAACCTCGTAGCGCAGTCCATCTACCGCGAGCGCGGATTCACCGTGGTCGGCCGCCGCCGCTCGTATTACGCGCAACCAACCGAAGACGCGCTCGTGATGCGTCTGCGCGTGTGA
- the tsaB gene encoding tRNA (adenosine(37)-N6)-threonylcarbamoyltransferase complex dimerization subunit type 1 TsaB: protein MTSPVAGPILALDSSTRGGSVAVGVDGRIAAERVLEAAAGASSLLMPAVDEAVRAAGLAPRDLAAVAVSGGPGSFTGLRIAAATAKAIVRALDVPLFAWSGLLAAAATLRDVDHPICTLFDARNREVFAGCWRFGGDEVEELLAPRILRVDEVIEHLRDVTPVFTGDGAALHAAELRAACGNDAVAAQGDESRAAGLLWLARAVPESGRVADAAAWEPEYLRASGAERIAAARGA, encoded by the coding sequence GTGACGTCGCCCGTCGCGGGGCCGATCCTGGCGCTGGACAGCTCGACGCGCGGCGGCTCCGTCGCCGTCGGCGTGGACGGCCGGATCGCCGCCGAGCGCGTGCTGGAGGCGGCGGCCGGCGCGTCGTCGCTGCTGATGCCCGCGGTGGACGAGGCGGTGCGCGCCGCCGGTCTCGCGCCGCGCGACCTTGCGGCGGTGGCGGTCAGCGGCGGCCCCGGCTCCTTCACCGGTCTCCGCATCGCCGCGGCCACGGCGAAGGCGATCGTGCGCGCGCTCGACGTCCCCCTCTTCGCCTGGTCCGGCCTGTTGGCCGCCGCCGCGACGCTGCGCGATGTCGATCACCCGATCTGTACGCTCTTCGACGCGCGCAACCGCGAGGTGTTCGCCGGGTGCTGGCGCTTCGGCGGCGACGAGGTGGAAGAGCTGCTCGCCCCCCGCATCCTGAGGGTCGACGAGGTGATCGAGCACCTGCGGGACGTCACTCCCGTCTTCACCGGCGACGGCGCGGCGCTGCATGCGGCGGAGCTTCGGGCGGCCTGTGGGAACGATGCGGTCGCCGCGCAGGGTGACGAATCCCGGGCCGCGGGACTGCTCTGGCTCGCCCGCGCGGTGCCGGAGAGCGGGCGCGTGGCCGACGCGGCGGCGTGGGAGCCGGAGTACCTGCGCGCCTCGGGCGCCGAGCGCATCGCCGCCGCGCGGGGCGCGTGA
- a CDS encoding single-stranded DNA-binding protein: MARSLNKAMIIGNVGSDPEIRTISNGGRVAQFSVATSRRWNDRNGQAQEKTEWHRIVAWDKPFNLVDVIERYVKKGDRIYVEGEIEYRQYQDKDNQTRYITEIRARDVVLLGGKSEGGEGGGGGWDRGASRPAASRAGSGGGGGGGGGGGRGGGSSYDDFEAPPFEDGDDLPF; this comes from the coding sequence ATGGCGAGAAGCCTGAACAAGGCGATGATCATCGGGAACGTGGGGTCCGACCCCGAGATCCGCACGATTTCGAACGGCGGCCGGGTGGCCCAGTTCTCCGTGGCCACCAGCCGGCGCTGGAACGACCGCAACGGGCAGGCGCAGGAAAAGACCGAGTGGCACCGCATCGTGGCCTGGGACAAGCCGTTCAACCTGGTCGACGTCATCGAGCGGTACGTGAAGAAGGGCGACCGCATCTACGTCGAAGGCGAGATCGAGTACCGGCAGTACCAGGACAAGGACAACCAGACGCGCTACATCACCGAGATCCGCGCCCGCGACGTGGTGCTGTTGGGCGGCAAGAGCGAGGGCGGAGAGGGCGGCGGCGGTGGATGGGACCGCGGCGCCTCGCGGCCGGCGGCGTCGCGCGCGGGCTCGGGCGGGGGCGGCGGTGGGGGAGGTGGCGGCGGCCGGGGCGGCGGCAGCAGCTACGACGACTTCGAGGCGCCGCCGTTCGAGGATGGGGACGACCTTCCGTTCTGA